GCTGCGTGTGGGTGGCAGGTGCTGGACCTTGTGTGCGGTAGTCCCTGATTGCCCTTTGGTAAAGAACTGTGTCTGAGAACCAGACTCTGCTGAATTAATTTCTTGGGCTttgtaatttcaaaaaaaatttcgaggggactggagcatctctcctgcgaggagaggctgagggagctgggcttgttcagcctgaagaagagaaggctgagaggggaccttagaaatgcttacaaatatctgcagggtgggtgtcaggaggacggggccagactctttccagtggtgcccagcgacaggacaaggggcaacgggcacaaactgaagcagaggaagctccagctgaagatgaggaagaacttcttccctctgagggtgacggagccctggcccaggctgcccagggaggctgtggagtctccttctctggagatattcaagacccgcctggacgcggtgctgtgcagcctgctctgggtgaccctgcttgggcagggggttgggctgggtgacccacagaggtccctgccaaccccgaccattgtgtgattctgtgaaacgtggGCCACAGACCGGCTTTAAACCGGCATGGTTTGCGTTTGTCTGAAGACAGCTCTGGACAATAACTGCTGTGAGCCTTCCTGTCAGTAAATACTATGCTTGTATTCGTGGTAACTTTTACATTTTGGTGAATGAAGTAGAAACTGGACTTCCTTTCAGTTGCTGTGCTTTTGCAGTCTGCTGTGGCAGGAGCAGGGTTCTGACTCTCAAGTTATAAATATGGAATTACCAGTTACAAATAGGAAACCAACCTTCTGCTCCCCCCAAATCTGAAGCTATCAGGGGATTTAATGGCCAAGTGAATGGCAAATTTTTactaaatttaattatttttactaaGTTGTTCTTAAAACAGAGGTTCTGTCCTTATTGCTTGGTCCGAACAGATGCTGGAGAAAATGCCTTACCACAAGGAAGCGGGAACTTGGCTCGCAGAGGTGACTGAGGCAGCCTGATTAAAGTACACGTGTCTGTAATGAGAGAAAATTCTGGGCTTTTTTAAgctggcaagggcagggtccagaGCCGGGGAGCTGGAGTGAGACAAACTCAAGCGCGAAACAAAAGCCCAAATCCTGAAGTGCAATTTCTTGTCTCTTCAAAACAAACTGGTGAGGAACTGTGGGGttcttgccttttaaaaaaacctctgaaatcAAAAGgctggattttttattttattttattttattttaattatgttcATTTAATTTGCTATATTGAAAACTAGGAACAACACAAATTCCACTTCATGTTTCTCGTTAGTCTGCAGTTTTCACGTAGCGTATGAAAGCACAACCACTTTCCAGCACTTCCTCGCGTTCTAACACGGCAGGTGTCACCAGTCGATTCTCTTCCGTGCCTGTAGCACCTTTTGCTTAGAGGGGAGTAAAACTTCTGTCTCGGCAGTCTTTCCTGGATAAATCAAGCCAAAATAAACCTTGTGTGGAAACTTATCGCTACCGTGGAGAATAAAAATACTTGTGGTTTGGGATTTATTTCTTAAacactggttttattttaatttccctCCTGCCTTATTTCCTACTTCATGCCAAAAAGTGATGATTTCTGAGTCGGTAAGGTGTTCGcttattttcctgtctttccctgttttgtttttctttccctgttgttCTAATCAATAGGCAGAATTACCAAGATTTTCATAACTCATCTTCACGGTGACCATTTCTTTGGCCTTCCTGGCCTGCTGTGTACGCTCAGCCTCcaaagcagccctgacccgaccAAACCACCCGTCGACATTTACGGACCGGTAGGGCTGCGGAACTTCATACGGAGGAGCATGGAGCTCTCCCACTCACAGCTTCTCTTTCCCTACGCTGTTCACGAACTGGTGCCTACACGGGACCAGTGCCCCGCGGAAGAATTTAGAGAGTTTTCCTCCTTGGACGGGGATGAGGTGTCTCCGCAGGAAGCGCAAGGAAGGGTTCTCCACCTGGATCCCGTGGAAAACTCCTACTTGCTGGTGGAGGATGAGCAAGTGGTTCTGAAAGCGTTTCGCCTGTTTCACCGCGTTCCTTCCTTTGGCTTTGTGGTGGAAGAGAAGCCCCGGACTGGGAAACTCAATGTGCAGAAACTGAAAGACCTTGGTAACTATTTTgacatatttttcctctttttaatttttttaagacgCCTCGATGCATGTGTTCAAGCTGAGTAGCGACTCCGATTTTCAGCATATGTAACAAAATTGGGTTCACAGGCAGTTACAGGCTTTTTACGACCGCCTTTCTAGGGCTTCTAGCAAAGTAGAGCTGCTGTATCTCTCCGTAATCTATTTTAAttcaattttccattttctattaAAGGCATTGTCATACTCATACCAATGCAGCAGTCTGAATTGGTGTAACACCAGTGCCGATTAATATTGCAGACCATTCTGATACCGGGAAGAGCAAACAAGTTCAGAACAAGTTTAAAAAGCACAACGTGGCCTTTGGGGAAATGTATGGCCAGTGTGTTTGCTTGACTTTATTGACTTTTATATGAAGGATATAGCTTTTCTTCAAACACTTCCTGCTAATGTTACAAGCTCTTTATTTACATGAAGTATGTGAAATACCAATTGCTATTTATATTCAGGTTGTATTTTTTCAGTGAGACAGCTCTATATATAGCCTGTCTCTtcttaggtgatttttttttataaacctgACGCTTACCGTCTTTTGCCTTTATTTACCAGGAGTTCAGCCGGGTCCGTTATATGGGAAACTGAAGAACGGAACAGCAATCGTGCTAGAAAACGGAGTAACGATTTCTCCTGCAGATGTCTTAGAAGACCCTATTCCCGGGAGAAAAATTTGCGTTTTGGGGGATTGTTCAGGAGTGGTTGGAGATGCGGCCGTGAAGCTTTGCTGTGAAGCAGATGTGCTGATACATGAAGCCACGCTGGACGATACCCAAGAGGAAAAGGCCAGAGAGCATGGTCATAGCACTCCAAAAATGGCATCAGACCTTGCAAAATTGTGCAAAGTTAAGAAGCTGGTTTTGACTCACTTCAGTCAGCGGTATAAACCAGCTGCTGAGAGAGGTGAGGGAGATACAGATGTCACCGAACTGAAGAGGCAGGCAGAGTCAGCGTTAGATGGTCAAGAAGTAATACTAGCCGAGGATTTTATGACAATAGAAATTCcaatgaaaaagtgaaaatgatAATGTTAGCGAGCTCTGTATGAAGACATCAGGGAGGAGGGTGTTAGGTAGCACTTAAAAATGGTGGTAGGGTTTCTGATATCCAAATTAGTTCTCTTCTGTGACACGCAGAGAACCGTTGCAAAGTGGGGAAGAGTACCAGGTACAGTTAGCATTGCTTctgtaaagcaagaaaaaaagatgctCAAACATCTGGAACGTGGAATGAATTTGTAAGCGGTGGTTTCGGACACCTAGCCTCCCCAGAAACCGAACGCGTAGGCTGGCGCCAGCCGTCACAGCCTGGGGGTTTTCCTTGGACTGCAGATTCCTAGAGCAAAGCGCTGGATCGCTTGGCTGAATACAGCCCTTGGGAAGGTTTGTGTTCTGCAGCAGAACTGAAGATACCTCACCTGTTGCAAGCTTTTGAATAACATCAAAACTTGTGTATGGTGTTTTGTAACTGTTATCCGATTTCTGTGCAAGAGGACTATTACTGAAACTAATAAAGTGTGTGTAACTCTGCCACGTGTTTGTAACGGGGGGTGTTGCTATGCTGAAGTTGAGGAGCTCTTCTCATTCTCCCTTTGCACATGAAGTTTCCTCATGAATAAATACAGGTTAGGTTTCGTGTCAGAAGTGAATCGCTTGTAACAGTTTGATTCATGTAAAGCTCTGGAGCGTGACCCCTGAAGTTTGCGTACCTGTTTCCTGCATCGGTAAAACTTTGGATGTATGCTCTGGAAGTCTTTAGGCAGATGACAAGTAGTCTTTCCTAAAATGTTCCTCCAAGTGCATTTGCAAAGACAAATTACCCTGATAAAAGTGTATTTCTTCGTATTTCTCTTTGTAGAAGTACTCCTACGGGAGGAATATAGCTGTATAGCTCAGTCTGTTTCTGCAATGACTTTGCTCTTACGGTTAAGGGACATGCAGAGCAACTTTATgtccttttcttcccacctcaaaacaAGCTAGAAGTTGGACTTCCCCAGATTTTAGCTCAATTTTTCTGGCCAAAATTGAAATCTGTGGTTTTGAAAAATCTACCCCTAAATATGTCTCCCCTAGCACACATTCTTGAAAGCTGAAATGCTTCGTAGCTTCCTAATAAACACCGAGAACTCGGGCAGGTTTGAGTACAGCTGCTGGAGTTTGTGCTTGTACTTTTGTTGAGTTGATGGCGATACAGATGGAAAATGGATCAGTTTTAACACAGTTTCCCTCCCTACTTTAAAGGCAGAATAGCAAAGCTCCAGCGAATGAAAACACTCTTTAAAGATCCCTCCCGTGTTAGTGGTATACGGTCTATATACAAGCATATCTACTTCTATATGGTGACAGGCCTTCCCCAGACCAAGCTGGTGAGGTGAGGATGTTAAATCATGCAGAGAATTTTTTACACTGTCCCAAGTTTTCATCACTAAGATCATACTTGGCTGCAATTAAGCAACagtcttcaaagaaaaagaagtgcgATTTGCTGGTGTTTGACTATGCTGGTTGAATCGAAGTGGATGTCTGGTCCTCACCTTTCAGACAGACTCTGTCTTACCTGCAGTTGCGGTAACACCAAATGGAATTACACCAACATTAATATTCCCTGCTTCAAATGTTCTTCAAATGTAGAGGAAGTGAAGTCtttggtttctttaaaaaaaaaatattgggaaGAGTTACGAACCTGAAGAACGCGACTGCTGGAGCAGAAACTCGCTGATCTCTACGACTTCTCTATTAAAAATGGTGCAAAGCTCACCGAGCCTACAGATCATGCAGTGGCATGTTCTTCCCCTCCATAAATTGTTTCTCTCTTGTAAGATAAAAATTAATGGCAAGGTGCAGAGATCTGAATATCCCACTGTGCTTTACGTAGTAAAAAGCTGAGCGGACTCCAGCTGTTCTGTCTTTCATACAGTGGAAGAAGAACTTTCTTCGTTGTCCTGACCTGCTCTGCTACGTCTGCTTCCACACTGGAAAAACTAAAAATCCCAATTTCTAAGCAATTCGCATTTGTGACACAAAGTTTAGGGAACAACTTCAAGGCTTTGCGGGAATTCACTGGATACTGCCTGCAAATGGCAAAACAGGAGGATGGAAATAATAACAAGGGACAACCCAAAAGCCTCTGCAATCTGAACTGTGTGCACCCACCACTGCAGCTCATCTCCCCACGCTGCTGGATCGCGCTGCTTAGAACTGGGTTATCCATCCCAgcagtaaatacattttttttttgcattcgtGTGGTTAGTTAATTGCTGTGAATTCAGGAATGTCTTCGGTTCCCATTGAAATGGTGGAGGGTGTGGGTAGACGGGTGAGATGAATCGCAGGCTCCCGGCGTGCCAGTCCAGCGCTCGCCTTGCTAAGCGACCACGGCTTCTCGTTAGCCTGCAAGCAAATGGCCTCTGGGCTCATTTTCGGCTGGGTTACCGGGTTGGTGAGCGAGCTGCCTTGCTGCACGACTTATACAAGGGTTGAACAATGGAGGGTGCACAAGTGCTTGGCCAGAAATGGGGAGCTGCTTGGGGCCCCCCTTTTTTAGCAGTACTGAGCTGATAGACTGGGGCAGTCCTACCACATAGCTGCATCCTAAATACGTTTTAGGATCTAAATCCTAAATAAGAATGGGTCGATTTGGATAAAGAACAGCAAGGGGAAGAGCATATCAAATTGAAGCAGCAGGCCAGGTCCTCTTCAGGTATTAGGTCTGGGGACTTTGTCACACAGAGTTGATGTGTTAGTGCATTTTTAGCAGTGATTTATTCCGTACGGACAGTCAAGGGAGCAAGTGCTCGGTTCATCTAAGCTGAgaagaagagctgcaagttgcCTGGTCTGTGTTGAAGGCTGGATGAACTGCCGTCTGTCATTTTTAAAACTCGTTTCTTTTTTGGTATGTTGGTGAAAGAGGGTACACTTAGTGCTGGAGTTATGTGAAATTCCTTTATCtttcatttaatatattttactaTTTGTAATCGAATTGTAGTTGTCTCTTTCTTAGCAGACCCATGTGTCTTTGCTTACCGTGGTCTACTCCTCTCTCTTAAGTCTGGATACTAAATTACTTCATAAATCTGACCACTAGTGAGACTTGAATTAAATTAATGGGAGCATGTGCGCCAGGAAGGACAGAAGAATTTGGACCATAAATTGTCTGTTTTCTCAATCAGTTTATCTTTCCATTAACCATTTGTTAATTACCAGAGAACAAAATTCCTTTGcattaaaatatatttgcctGAGAGTATTTTGTCTGACAGCAGGTGAAGGACTCTGGTCTGGTCCCGTGGGGACCGGGAGGGTGTTTTAACAAGTTCTGGGTAtgtaaatgaagattttttttttcttttctagctttGAATAACTTATTTTGAAAATTCTTCTGCTTTCCTGCAAGAGTTCCTCTAAGTTTGGTTCCTGTTTTTAGCTGGTACTAGCAGAGGGACTTGATCAACTGCGAAAGAAGCTTTTTATGTTGCGGGAAAGAGGAGGAAGGACGAAATAAGATGTGAAGAGTTTTGTAACAGCAGAGGTGTCCCTGCCTTTTATGTGTAGCTGCGAACCGAATGGACGAGCACTGATCAAAGGGAGTGAGGGTAAATCTTCCTGAACTTGCAAAAAAGGTTGAGAAATAAGTTACCTACAGCACAAAAAACAGTTAGCGGCTCCAAGtgtggtgaggctggagagcTTGAGATCATGTCTAGGCTCTAAATCCAGCTGGGAAAGGGATCCCTGATGCTAGAGGTGGTTCAGCCTTTGGTATCAGCCACTCCCCATGGCCCACGGTGGGACTTTTCATCTGTCAGTGCGGAAGCAACACGATCTTCTTTTGGGAGcatccatatttttttcttaaacagacttttaaaataatttgctctTACTGAATAATGTTCATTTATAAGGAAAAGGATATTAATTATTTACTTTGGATAGCTTCTTTCTAGAAATTTGATTTCTGGCAAGGTGGTAGGACTGATCTAGGTCTCACTGAAATTGGTGGTTTGGCACATAGTCACTAGAACAACTTAATGtatgtattatttattaataataaaaacatattgATTGGGATCTTGAGGTAGAACAAGTTGCAGAAATGTGATTGGGGTaatgttttggggaggggggcggggacgGATGCTAAACCACAGCATGTTAAATCAATCCTGCTAGTACCAGCATCtgatatttgaaaaatgtttgcGTTCAAAGGAGTTAAAGCTGTTGGGAAGAGCACCATTTTGTTGGACACGGTATCCCTGCAGCCTTTCAAAATCACCTTAATGGCCTGCAAAGGTCCTTCCCAGGATTAATTGTTGCTGGAGGTGTTTGGGTTTGGATAAACACAAGGCAGCAGCTCAGCGTCTTCCCTGGTGAAGCACACACCGGGTGATCACCCCGGTCCCATTGCAGCTCCACGGCAGTCCTTTCCTCGTCTGCCGGTGCCGGCTGCAGTGGCATTCACCGCATTGTGTCCCCAACAGCCACCACACACcgaggtgtcctggtggatgacaggttgaccatgagccagcagtgtgccctggctgccaagaaggccaatgggatcccgggatgctttaagcagagtgtggccaggtcgagggaggttctccttcccctctactctgccctggtgaggcctcatctggagtgctgtgtccagttctgggctccccaattcaagaaagatgaggagctactggagagagtccagcagaaggctacgaggacgatgaggggac
This DNA window, taken from Opisthocomus hoazin isolate bOpiHoa1 chromosome Z, bOpiHoa1.hap1, whole genome shotgun sequence, encodes the following:
- the LOC104335571 gene encoding zinc phosphodiesterase ELAC protein 1 — protein: MSLDITFLGTGSAYPSPTRGASALVLRREGECWLFDCGEGTQTQFMKSRLKAGRITKIFITHLHGDHFFGLPGLLCTLSLQSSPDPTKPPVDIYGPVGLRNFIRRSMELSHSQLLFPYAVHELVPTRDQCPAEEFREFSSLDGDEVSPQEAQGRVLHLDPVENSYLLVEDEQVVLKAFRLFHRVPSFGFVVEEKPRTGKLNVQKLKDLGVQPGPLYGKLKNGTAIVLENGVTISPADVLEDPIPGRKICVLGDCSGVVGDAAVKLCCEADVLIHEATLDDTQEEKAREHGHSTPKMASDLAKLCKVKKLVLTHFSQRYKPAAERGEGDTDVTELKRQAESALDGQEVILAEDFMTIEIPMKK